Below is a genomic region from Flexibacter flexilis DSM 6793.
AATTTTATTGGGAAACATTCTACAATTTCAGTTCTGATCACCGCAAAGTATATCGCGATGCCTTCAACCGTCTGCAAAGCGACGAACGCATGGACAGCCTGAGCACGTATTACACCAACCAAATTTACTATAACCGTGTGGGTAGCTCCGTGCGTTATTCTAATTCGGGCGTAAACGTTTCGGTTGGGGCGGCAGGCTTGCGCTACGATTTGGAAGGCAGCTACGCGCCAAGTGCGTCGTTACCAAGCAGCCACATCAATCGCAACTTTACGGCATTTAGTCCCAACATTGATGCGAGCATCGAAACCGACAACAATATGTATTTGAGTACAAGCTATTCATTCAATGTAAAAGCTCCTCAACTCAATGATTTGCAACCGATTGTAAACAACAGTAACCCGTATTATGTAACCACTGGTAACCCAGACCTTTTGCCAGAAAGAAGTCATAACTTCAATTTTTCTATCAATAAATTTGACCCTTCGACCTTCTCGTATCTTAACTTCTGGATTGATTATACCAGCTATTTAAGCCGTGTAGTGTATAACCAAACCATTGACCCAGACTTTGTTACTTATACGCGCCCCGAAAATATTTCGGGTGGTTACAGCCTTGCGCCGTCTCTTTATGCGGGCATTCCGATTGTCAAAACCAAGCTAAAATTCAATATGAATGCTGGCTACGAGTTAGGCGAAACGCCCACTTTTATCAATAGCGCACGCAACAACACGACCAGCAACAATTATAACGGCGGGCTTGGTTTTAGCTTCACGCCGACGGATAAACTTATCTTGGATTTGGGCGGAAACCTCACGTACAACACCATTGATTATTCTATCCAAAAAAGCCAAAATCAAAAGATTTGGAACAGAAGCGCACGCACCACGCTCAAGTGGAATTTTTATAAGAAATTTTTCTTTGAAGGAAATTTCAATTATAACTCTTACGAAAACAATCGCTTAGACTTCAAACAAAACATTCCGATTATCAATGCTTCTTTGCGCAAATTATTCCTCAAAGACAATAAGTTAGAAGTTCGTTTGGCGGCTTTCGACTTGCTCAACAAACGCAAAAGCATTTACCAAAACGGTATGCAAAATACCATCACGCAACAAACGGCCCTGACCTTGGCGCGTTATTTTATGTTGAGTGTATCGTATAACTTGCGCGGCTATTCGGACAAACTCGAAAAGAGAGGCCATTAATTTTTTGCGTAAAAAAACATTCTTAATTCACTGATTTTATTATTCTTATGAAAAAAATATTGTTATTGCTCGCGGTGAGTTTTATGGCTGCCACCGCCTACGCCCAACAGGAAGGTGTCGTGCATTTTACGCGCACAACCTACTGGACAAAGCTCAATAGCCAACTGACTTTTTTGAGCAAACAAGAAAAAGAACGCCAAGCCTACATGTGGGGCAACCGCGACGACTGGAAAGAATATACCGTGTTGTATTTCAATGACCACGCCAGCAAATACACGCATTCCGACGAAAAATCTGCCGAAGATATGGGCTACGATTGGCGCAAAGAACAGTTTGTCGTCACGCGCGATTTTGAAAAAAATACGCTTACCGATTTGGTAGAAATTGCCAGCAAAAAATATGTAGTGCAAGACACGCTTTCGCCCCAAAAATGGAAAGTGCTCAACGACCTCAAAGAAGTAGCAGGCCATATTTGTATGAAAGCGTTCAAAGAAGACACCGTCAAAAAACAGAAAATTGTAGCTTGGTTCGCGCAAGACATTCCCGTAAGTGTAGGCCCTGAGCGTTCGTATGGTTTGCCAGGCATGATATTGGAACTTGACCTCAACGACGGAACGGTCGTAATTACGGCTTCGCGCATCGAAACCAAAAAGCTAACCAACGAACTGGATTTACCCAAAAAACGCAAAGGAACAGTCCTGACCGAAGCAGGTTATCAGCAGACATTGAGCAAGTTTATCAAGGAAAAAATAAAAGAAGAACGCAATCCGTATTGGATGGTTCGTTACTAAATTTCCCCCAACAAAAAAAGGTTGCCTAAACATCTACGTTAGGCAACCTTTTTTTATTGGTGAAGAAACATTAAGCCTTTTGTTTCTGGATAGTGTATCGCAATTGTACCAGCCCTTTGTCGTAGGCCTGCGCACCCAATAGCCGCAACAGTTGATTTTTATATCTTTCGGGTTCAAACAAATGCACCCCTGCACCCAACAGCACAGGAATCACCGAAATATACAACTCATCTATCAGGCCTTTGGCCAACAGCAAATTGACAATTTCCGCACCGCCATCTACAAAAATATGTTTGGAATTGTGTTGGCTTTTAAGCCTTGTTACCAGCTCTTCGATGTCGCCCGTATAAAAATGCGTATTGCCAATACTGGGGCGAGGATGACGCGTAACGATATAAGAAACTTTGTTAAAATGCGGGAACTGTGGCACTTGTGCCATTACCCAATCGTAAGTTTTGCGGCCCATAATGACCGTGTCCACTTGCGAAATAAAATCTGTGTAGCCGTAATCTTGGCCTTCTTGGTGTACTGCTTCCAGAAAAGATAAATCATCGTCTGGCGCGGCAATATAGCCGTCCAAACTCATGGCAATGTAAAGAATTAGCTGGGGCATAAAAGATAGTTGGTTGAATAAAAATTGCGCCAAATATACCCCAAAAATCCAATATCAAGTAGTCTTTTTATAGTTGCGAATTGCCCACGTGTTGAGCACCACCGCAAAGGCCACTTCGTACCAAAACTCCGCCTGTACGTCCGCAAACGTGCTGCCTTTCAGCACGATCATACGCACCACTTTGATAAAATGCGTAATGGGCGTGAGTTTGGAAATAATCATTGCCCACGTGGGCATACTGTCCACCGACGTAAACAAACCACCCATCAACATAAAAATCATGACAAAAAACAAGGCCAAAAACATGGCTTGCAATTGGCTATCGCTGTACGTGGAAATAAGCAACCCAAAGCCCAGCAACGCCACCAAATACACCGCCGCAAAACCATACAACAACCCCAAACTTCCCAGCGGCACAATCCCGTACACCACATACGAGACAGTAAGCCCCACCGTAAAAACTACCATGCCCACCACCCAAAACGGTATCAATTTCCCCAAAATAAATTCCCATTTCCGAATAGGCGTAACGTTGATTTGCTCCATCGTCCCAATTTCCTTTTCGCGTACAATATTGAGAGCCGAAATAAAACCGCCAATCATCGTGAGCAGCAACACCAAAATCCCAGGCACAATGTAGTATTTGTATTCGGCCAAAGGATTGAACCAATGCGAATAAATCACCTCGATTTGGGCAGGTTTGGGCAGCACGCTACTACTATTTTGGGCGGAAATATTGCGTAAATTTTGGTTAAAATTCCCCAAAACCACCGTCAAGTAAGCCGTTCCCAACGCCGATTTCATGCTATTGATGCCATTGGCAAACACCGCAATTTCTTGTTTGCCTTCGCGTTGTAAATTCTTTTCAAAACCTTGCGGAATCTGCAAAACTACATCGGCTTCGTCGCGCTCTATTAGCTCCAACGCTTCCGCGTAACTGTTTTTCTGGGCTACCAACCGAAAATATCCAGCCGTTGCCGCCAGTTTGCCCGTAAGCTCGTGCGAGTAACTGCTGTGGTCGTTGTCCACTACCACCAAATTAATATTCTTTACATCAAAATTCATGGCCAAAGGCATGATTATCAGTTGCATAGTCGGCACGGCCAACATCATCGCAATAATGGTTTTATCTCTGAAAATCTGCCTAAATTCTTTCTGCAATAAAAAAAATAGTACGCTCATGTAAGTCGAATTTTAAAATTTTTGAGAGCCAAACCCAACAATACCACCGTCATCACCGACAGAATAAGCATTTGTTTCCAGACATAAGCCAGCCCCAAACCCTTAATCATCACAGCCTTTACAGCCTCGTAATACCAACGCGCAGGCACAAGGTTAGAAACGACTTGCAGCGGCAACGGCATATTTTCCAACGGAAACATAAAGCCCGTAAAAATCAAGGTCGGCAACATCATCACGAACATCGAAATCAACAAGGCCGTTTGTTGCGAGTTGGTCAGGTTAGAAATCACCAAACCCCAACTCAGACACGTAGCAATAAACAACATACTCACCACCAACAGCAACACAATACTTCCTTGTATCGGCACGCCCAGCACAAACACCGACAGCACCAAAATCAACGTAAAATTGCACAGCGACAGCAGCAAATACGGCACAGCTTTCGCCACCAGCACCAACAACGGATTAAACGGCGAGACCAACAGAATTTCCATCGTTCCCAGTTCCTTTTCGCGCACCACCGACACCGACGTAAGAGCCGTACAAACAATCATCAGCACATACGCCAACACGCCAGGCACGAAATTGAGCGCGTCGGTAGCCGTTTCGTTGTAGAGCATACGCGACTGTGGCACAATCATATACGCAGGCTTGGCGGCTTGCGCATTGAGGCGGCTTTGATAATCGGCAATAATGGCGTTCAGGTAATTAACAATCGTTTTGGCCGTGTTCGGGTCAGACCCATCAGCAACAATTTGCACTTGCGCTTTACCCAATGCCTGCAAATCTTGCCCAAAATGTTGTCCAAAAACCAACACACATTTGGTCTGGCCTTGTCGCAAAGCCGCCTGAATATCTTGCGCCGACAGCGCAGGCGTTTGGCGTTGCACCGTAAAGTAAGCCGAACCCCGTATCTTACTAATAATCTGCCGCGTATGTACATCGTCCGACGCATCAACAATCACCGTGTTTACATTTTTCACTTCGTTGGTCAGCGCAAAACCAAACAACAAAATTTCCACCACAGGCAGCCCAAACATAATGAGCAGCGTGCGGCGATCGCGGAACACGTGGTAAAATTCTTTTCGTATAAAAACTAATAACTGTTTCATGCTAAAAAATACTTAGTGTTATTTCTTCTATCATTTTCACAAACCCACACAACAAAGTACCTACGGACAGTAGTCCATTTCTTATTTCTCCCGCAACTTCTATTAAAGTCTTCCCCTTGGGGAAGATTTAGATGGGGTTTGAATATATCTCACCTGCGATTCCTGTTATCGCTTTGTGGACTTCTGCAAAAGTCCTCCCCTTGGGGAGGATTTAGGAGGGGTTTTAATATTCTGCTCCTGCAATTCCTGTTATCCTACCTGCAATTCCTGTTATCCTACCTACAATTCCTGTTATCCTACCTACAATTCCTGTTATCCCTCCTGCAATTCCTGCAAAAGTCTTCCCCTTGGGGAAGATTTAGATGGGGTTTGAATATTCTACTCCCGCAACTTTTGTACATACGGACGGCAGTCCGTATCTAATCTCCGCAATTTCTGTTATTGCTTTGTGGATTCCTGCAAAAGTCTTCCCCTTGGGGAAGATTTAGATGGGGTTTGAATATTCTGCTTCCACAAAAAGAATTATTTAATCCGCGCCGCGCTGTGCGCCTCTGGCCAACAAATAAAATACTTCATCAATGGACGGGGCGGCAAACTCTTTTTTCAAGGCTTGCGGACTGCCCAACGCCTCAATGCGTCCATCGACCATAATGGACACGCGGTCGCAATATTCGGCCTCGTCCATGTAGTGTGTAGTTACGAAAATGGTCGTACCTGCGGCGGCGGCTTCATAAATCATGTCCCAAAACTGGCGGCGCGTAATCGGATCAACGCCGCCCGTCGGTTCATCCAGAAACACGATGCGCGGACGATGCAACATCGCCACCGAAAACGCAAGTTTTTGTTTCCAACCCAACGGCAAACCACCCACCAACTTTTTAGCTTCGGCCTCCAACTGCAAACGCTGCACCAGAGCCGCGCCACGCTCCCGAATCTGCGCACGAGAAAGCCCATACACCCCGCCAAAGAACTCTATGTTTTCCAGTACCGTGAGGTTTTCGTACAAAGAAAACTTCTGACTCATGTAGCCGATGTGTCGTTTGATTAATTCTTGTTGCTTATAAACATCATAGCCAGCCACTTGCGCCGTGCCTGCTGTCGGGTACGAAAGCCCACAAAACATACGGATAGCAGTGGTTTTGCCTGCGCCATTTGCTCCCAAAAAACCAAATATTTCCCCTGCTCGCACCTCAAACGAGAGTTTATCTACGGCCACAAAATCCCCGAACCGTTTGGTAAGGTCTTGGCAAACAATTACTTTATCTTCTGTCATGGTCTTTTTTGGGGTTAAATAAAATTATTGGCGTTGCATCAGGGCAATGAACGCATCTTCGATGGTTGGGGTAATGGCTTTTATTTCAAAATTCGTGTGTCCGTGTGCCTGCGCCAACCCCACCAAAAGCGGCACGGGTTCAGCCACCGCCGCCGCAAAGGTTATGTGCAAATATTCCCCAAACGGAAACACACTGGCCACCTGCGGCATTTGTCTTAAATCTTGTAGCAATTGATAAATATTGTCGGCGCGTGCCGCATACATGGCCGTCGGGTAACTATTTATAATTTGGTCGGGCGTATCCACCGACATAATTTTTCCACCCTGAATCAGCGCAATTTTTTCACACAAAACCGCCTCGTCCATGTACGGCGTCGAAACCAAAATCGTAATCCCTTGCTGCTTGAGTTGCTGGAGCATTTCCCAAAATTCCCTGCGCGAAACCGAATCTACGCCCGTAGTTGGTTCGTCCAGAAAAAGCACTTCGGGTTTGTGTATCAGCGCACAACACAACGCCAATTTCTGTTTCATACCGCCCGAAAGTTTCCCCGCACGGCGCGAGGCAAAAGGTTTTATTTGCTCATAAATATCCCGAATGAGGTCGTAGTTTTCTTGGATAGTCGTCCCGAAAAGCGTCGCAAAAAAGTGCAGATTTTCGGCCACCGTCAAATCCTGATACAACGAAAACCGCCCTGGCATATAGCCGATGCGGTTGCGTATGGCCTGATACTCTTTTTGCACATCAAAACCCCGTACCGTAGCCCTGCCGCTATCGGCCAACAAAAGCGTAGTCAGTATTCGGAAAATGGTGGTTTTGCCTGCGCCATCTGCCCCAATCAACCCAAAAAGTTCGCCTTCTTGCACCTGCAAATTCACATTCTCGACGGCGCGAACCTTTCCATTTTCGTAGGTTTTTGTAATATTTTCTAAAGAAACCGCTACCATAACCACCTTATTTACAATCCTTTTTTATTTTTTCTTCTCCAAAAAAATCTCCCCATACATTCCGATTTTCAGAAAACCATCGTTTGGCACACGTACTTTAATGGCATACACCAAATTTTGGCGTTCGGTCTGTGTCTGAATGGTTTTGGGCGTAAATTCGGCTTTGTCGGCTACCCACGTGAGTTTGCCCGTATAGGTTTTGTCGGCTTGGTCGGTGTGCACTTGTAGCGGCTGCCCCACGCGCAAAAGTGGCAATTGGTCGCCCGTAATATAGGCGCGTAACGTGAGCGTGTCCACATTCGCAATTTTGTACAAAGGCTTGCCGATGGCGGCCATTTCGCCCCGAAAAGTGTAATTGGTTAGCACCGTTCCCGCCACAGGATTAGTAATTTGTCCGCGCTGAATCTGTACTTCCAACTGCTCGGCGGCTTTCTGCAAAGGTGCGGTTTCGCTCAAAACACTGCGGTTTTGCGTGGCCACATTCGTCTGATACAAATCTATTTGGGCTTGCGTAGCCTCTATTTGCTTTTGCAACTGGTCTATTTGGTCGTTGATGTCGTCGAGTTGCTTTTGGGTGGCGGCTTGCGCTTGCACTAAGGCTTGCGTGCGTTTTTGTTCGTGCTGCCAATGCTCAAGCTGCGACCGAAGCACTACAATTTGTTTTTTAACCACCTGAATTTGAGGCGTTACATCATTGGTTTTTTTCTTGAGAGCCGCTATCGAAGCCAACGTTTGTTCGCGTTGCAGCGTAGGCACGGCCACATCAATCTGACCGACCACCGCGCCTGCTTTGAGCCTTGCGCCTTCCGTAATTTGATAGGTGAGCAGTTGGCCGTTTTGTTGCGCGGCCACGATTACTTCGTCGGCCTCAAAGTTGCCCGAAGCGTCGGCTTTGGGTTGCCCACGATGACAGGCCGCCAAACCCACCAACGCCGCCCACGTTACTAAAATGCTATTTTTCATACAATAGATGTTTGTTTAAAGCTATTCATTTGATTTAATCATTTGTTTAAATGGCAATCAAATTTTTTTAGGAAGTTTCCAAAAGCGTTTTTATCCAGACAGGAATCAGTTGTTTCCTTTCTTGCATCAAATTTTCAAATACATGACTTTCAACTACTTGCATTGTCTGTAACACAGGTCGCATCACAAACGGAAACACACACATTCCCATCAGGTTCATCAAGAAATGTAGCGGATTGGCTTGCGGTTTGCGTTCGCGCAATTGCCGCACAAAGGCCGATTCAAACACCGAACGCACATCGCCAATAGCTGGCAAATAATGTTGCGGACGGCGGCGCACTTCCGTAACAATAAACAACGGCAAATCAGGATTGGCCAACAACAAATCAATGTAGCGGCTGGAAATAATCTGCATTTTGTCTTCCAAACTCGTGGCCTCGTCGTGTAGCGCAGGCGAAATTGCACCGAAAAACTGTTGAAATTGTTCGGTCATAATGATTTCAAAAAGGCGTTCTTTGCTTCTGAAATAATAATTGAGCAAAGCCAAATTAATGCCTGCTTCGGCGGCAATGTCGCGTGTACGGGTAGCATCGTAGCCTTTTTGGGTAAAGACTTTCCGCGCCGCTGCCTTTATTTTTTCTTCTGTACTAAGTTCTATGTCAGTATTTTGAGTGTCCATTCTGTGCAACCAATTTTGTTTGATAAGATGGCGTAAAGGAAAGTAATTTTATTTTTTAATCAAATGATTAAATCAGAATTTTAAGAAAAAAAATAAACCGATAAAATTTATCGGCTTGGGTGTAAAAGGTATTATGTTAATTTTAAAGTTCGGTTCTTAGATTTTCGATTTGCTCAAAAGTTAGCTTCGTTAAATCTGCTATAATTTCGTTGCTATATCCCTTCAAAATACCATTTTTAGCTATCTCAAGGGTTTTCCGTTCCTCGATTTTAAATTCGGCTTCTGTTTGCAACGAAAACAACTCGCTGGCTTTCAGGTGTAAGCTATCCAAATAGCGGCTGTAACCGTATCGGTCTTGCGCGGGCAAACGCATAATGTCGAGCACCTCTCCTGCTTCTTTTAGCCCTTTAGCGCGAAACTCGTCTTTTACTTCGCTATTTTTCAAAAAATAAATCCATTCGTCTAACGTATCAGTGGCAACATCATCAAACTGATTGACTTTCAGCAAGTAATACTCTGGAAACATATCAGAAACACACTCTTTCAAAAAAGTTTTTTTCTGTTTTTCCGAAAGTCCAAGTACATCATTTTGATGCAAACCCTTAAAATCTGTTTTGCCTTTGTAAATATAATCTTGGCCTTGCCCAAGGTCAAAATACACGATATTCACCGAAATTACTTTTTTAATTTCCGAATATTTTTGCCCAAGCATTAGGTTTTCGGAAATAGATTTGGCAACACCATAGACCATTCTATGAAAATAATCTATCTCATACGAATTTTGTATTTCGATGATAATCAGCTCATTTTTAGAGTTTTGTGTAAGAATATCAACCCGATTAAATTTATCATCTTCAATCTCCTGATTACTTTCACTTTCTAAGATTTGTTCAATTTTGATATTATCAAATAAAAGTTCACTCAAAAAGCCTTCCAACACCACAAAATTGGACTTGTTTCTCAAAAGCCTTTTGATAGCCCAATCGAATCTTATTAGTTTCTTGCTCATTTTTTGTGTTTTTTATTCTTAAAATCCAAAATTATTCTAAGCAAAGATACAGCCTTTGCCGATACATAACCAAATCTGCGGCCAAACGCAAAAGGCTAATTGCTTTTATATACTTTTGCACCCAAAACTATACGTTACGACTATGAATTTTGATTTATTGCGCCAACTCTGCGCCATTCATGCCCCTTCGGGCGAGGAAGCTCCGCTCACGGATTTTTTACTGGAATATATCGGCCAAGCCCAACAAAATTGGAAAGTAAAACCAACCATTTTGCATGGTGACGGCTGGCAAGACAATATCGTGTTGGTGTTCGGGCAGCCGCGCACAGCCATTTTTGCGCACATCGACTCCATCGGGTTTACGGTGCGCTACGACAACAAACTCGTACCCATTGGCGGCCCTGACACGGAAAACGGCTATAAACTCGTAGGCAAAGACGCGCACGGCGCGATAGAAGCCACGATGGTAGCCGACGAAGAAGGCGAGATTTTGTGCATAGATTATCCGCGCGTGGTAGAACGCGGTACAAGTCTGACTTTTAAGCCAGATTTCAGGGAAACCGAAGATTTCGTGCAATGCTGCTACATGGACAACCGCTTGGGCGTTTGGACGGCTTTGCAAGTGGCCGAAACCCTCGAAAATGGCATTATTGTTTTCTCTACGTGGGAAGAACATGGCGGCGGTTCGGTGGCTTATATTGCGAAGTATATTTATGAACAATACGCTGTAAAACAAGCACTTATTTCTGATATTACGTGGGTAACGGAAGGTGTAAAACACGGCGAAGGCGTGGCCATTTCTATCCGCGACCGTGGCATTCCGCGCCGCAGTTACGTGAACAAAATCATTGATTTGGCGAAAGCCTCTGGCCTGAAATATCAGTTGGAAGTGGAAGGTGCAGGCGGTTCGGACGGCAAAGAGTTGCAAAGTTCACCGTATCCGTTTGATTGGTGTTTTGTGGGTGCGCCCGAAGACCACGTACATTCGCCCAACGAAAAAGTACACAAAGCCGACATCGCGGCAATGGTTGGCCTCTACGAATATATGATGAAGCATTTGTAAGAACCTCGCAAAACAATTTACGGCATTGGTAATGGTGGGGCAAAACATTAGTCCTACTATTACCAATACAACCTTAGAGGCTGGTATTTCTTAATTTTATAGGTATCCAAATTTCTTCTTCCGAAGCAGGATCGTTGTTTTTGTATTTCGCTCCTAAAACTTCAAAATGCGGTCTATCATCTAAAATATAAGCTGAATTTGGTAGCCATGTTTGAAAAATATATTGAAAAACAGCATTGTCCGTACTCAAACCTTTATAATCAAAAACGGCATAAAGTCCACCCAACAACACAAACGTTTCCATTTCGGTTGGCACATTGTCAAAATTTACAACTTCAACGGTTGCCCATCTTTCAAATTCGTTGGTTGGTTTAAAATCCGTAAAATATGTCGGTTCATAAACAACCAATGAAATCAAATCACTTGTCAGAGTATTGGTTATTTCTTTTCGTCTTGGTATAAAACTTCTCCAAAGCTCGCCTATTCTATAATTGGCCAAGCTCATTGTTAATCGCTTCCCAACCAATTTTTTTTCGTTCGATACTTCAATTCTGGGCTTCATTTTTCGATCTCAAATTTCCTTTTCTTCTACAACTTAATCACGCTCACAGTAAAGAGAATGTCCGTAATGAACAAAATCATGGCGATAAATAACGGATAATAATATTTGTTTGCCCCGACATCAAGTTTTTTTACGTCGCGCACTTGGCCTTCTATCTGGCTAATGGCCTGAATGAGTTGCGGCACTTCGTTACGCGTGTCGCTTACCTCAAAATATTGGCCGCCTGCTTGCGTGGCAATCTCGCGCAAATCCGTGTTGTTGAGGCGCGTAACCACTCTACGGCCATTGTTATCGAGTTTATAACCGCCGCGTTCGGGAATATTACCGCCGCGTGGCGTGCCTACACCCAACGTAAACAGTTTTATTTCGTTGGTTTCAATTTCTTGTACAGCCTCTTCGGTGTCTTCGCCGAAGTCCTCGCCGTCGCTGATGAGCAAAATAATTTTGGATTGCTGTTTGGTGGACGAGTTGGCGGGGTCAAGGTGCTTTTGCAAAGCCATATCCAAGGCCTTCCCAAAATCTGTACCGCCGCTACTCATCAGCCCCGTGTTGATGGTTTCGAGGAAAATATGCAGGGCGTTTTGGTCGTAAGTAAGCGGGCATTGCATAAAAGCATCTGCCGAAAAAATAATAAGACCGATGCGGTCGGAGCTAAACGCCGACAAAATATTATTCAGTTCATATTTGATTTTGGCCAAACGCGAAGGCTGAATGTCGGTCGCGTCCATCGACTGCGACACGTCCACGGCAATATAAATATCCTTTCCTACGGCTTTTACTTCCTTCTTCAAAGCCCCAAACGAAGGGCCTAAAAGTGCCACAATAAACAACGAAAAATACAGGGTTCGGACAATAAATTTCACCCAAATAGATTTTGATTCGCTATGCAAACGCTTGGCAATTACATAATTACGATACAAAAAAGCCGCCGACAGCAGCACAAACAAAGCAATGAGCCAGTATTCTAATTCGGTAAAAGATTTGCCCCAACTTATCATATTTCTGCGGATTGTGTTTGGAAGGTTTGGGCGGTAAAGATAAAAAAAACGCGGAAACCCCTACCCCATTGTTATAAAAAATGCCGTTGCAAGCCCTAAAGCTACAACGGCACGTTTTCAAAATAGTATCA
It encodes:
- a CDS encoding TetR/AcrR family transcriptional regulator, translated to MDTQNTDIELSTEEKIKAAARKVFTQKGYDATRTRDIAAEAGINLALLNYYFRSKERLFEIIMTEQFQQFFGAISPALHDEATSLEDKMQIISSRYIDLLLANPDLPLFIVTEVRRRPQHYLPAIGDVRSVFESAFVRQLRERKPQANPLHFLMNLMGMCVFPFVMRPVLQTMQVVESHVFENLMQERKQLIPVWIKTLLETS
- a CDS encoding dihydrofolate reductase family protein, which produces MPQLILYIAMSLDGYIAAPDDDLSFLEAVHQEGQDYGYTDFISQVDTVIMGRKTYDWVMAQVPQFPHFNKVSYIVTRHPRPSIGNTHFYTGDIEELVTRLKSQHNSKHIFVDGGAEIVNLLLAKGLIDELYISVIPVLLGAGVHLFEPERYKNQLLRLLGAQAYDKGLVQLRYTIQKQKA
- a CDS encoding ABC transporter ATP-binding protein — translated: MTEDKVIVCQDLTKRFGDFVAVDKLSFEVRAGEIFGFLGANGAGKTTAIRMFCGLSYPTAGTAQVAGYDVYKQQELIKRHIGYMSQKFSLYENLTVLENIEFFGGVYGLSRAQIRERGAALVQRLQLEAEAKKLVGGLPLGWKQKLAFSVAMLHRPRIVFLDEPTGGVDPITRRQFWDMIYEAAAAGTTIFVTTHYMDEAEYCDRVSIMVDGRIEALGSPQALKKEFAAPSIDEVFYLLARGAQRGAD
- a CDS encoding HlyD family secretion protein, whose amino-acid sequence is MKNSILVTWAALVGLAACHRGQPKADASGNFEADEVIVAAQQNGQLLTYQITEGARLKAGAVVGQIDVAVPTLQREQTLASIAALKKKTNDVTPQIQVVKKQIVVLRSQLEHWQHEQKRTQALVQAQAATQKQLDDINDQIDQLQKQIEATQAQIDLYQTNVATQNRSVLSETAPLQKAAEQLEVQIQRGQITNPVAGTVLTNYTFRGEMAAIGKPLYKIANVDTLTLRAYITGDQLPLLRVGQPLQVHTDQADKTYTGKLTWVADKAEFTPKTIQTQTERQNLVYAIKVRVPNDGFLKIGMYGEIFLEKKK
- a CDS encoding GLPGLI family protein, whose product is MKKILLLLAVSFMAATAYAQQEGVVHFTRTTYWTKLNSQLTFLSKQEKERQAYMWGNRDDWKEYTVLYFNDHASKYTHSDEKSAEDMGYDWRKEQFVVTRDFEKNTLTDLVEIASKKYVVQDTLSPQKWKVLNDLKEVAGHICMKAFKEDTVKKQKIVAWFAQDIPVSVGPERSYGLPGMILELDLNDGTVVITASRIETKKLTNELDLPKKRKGTVLTEAGYQQTLSKFIKEKIKEERNPYWMVRY
- a CDS encoding M20/M25/M40 family metallo-hydrolase, with translation MNFDLLRQLCAIHAPSGEEAPLTDFLLEYIGQAQQNWKVKPTILHGDGWQDNIVLVFGQPRTAIFAHIDSIGFTVRYDNKLVPIGGPDTENGYKLVGKDAHGAIEATMVADEEGEILCIDYPRVVERGTSLTFKPDFRETEDFVQCCYMDNRLGVWTALQVAETLENGIIVFSTWEEHGGGSVAYIAKYIYEQYAVKQALISDITWVTEGVKHGEGVAISIRDRGIPRRSYVNKIIDLAKASGLKYQLEVEGAGGSDGKELQSSPYPFDWCFVGAPEDHVHSPNEKVHKADIAAMVGLYEYMMKHL
- a CDS encoding ABC transporter ATP-binding protein, translating into MVAVSLENITKTYENGKVRAVENVNLQVQEGELFGLIGADGAGKTTIFRILTTLLLADSGRATVRGFDVQKEYQAIRNRIGYMPGRFSLYQDLTVAENLHFFATLFGTTIQENYDLIRDIYEQIKPFASRRAGKLSGGMKQKLALCCALIHKPEVLFLDEPTTGVDSVSRREFWEMLQQLKQQGITILVSTPYMDEAVLCEKIALIQGGKIMSVDTPDQIINSYPTAMYAARADNIYQLLQDLRQMPQVASVFPFGEYLHITFAAAVAEPVPLLVGLAQAHGHTNFEIKAITPTIEDAFIALMQRQ
- a CDS encoding ABC transporter permease, with product MSVLFFLLQKEFRQIFRDKTIIAMMLAVPTMQLIIMPLAMNFDVKNINLVVVDNDHSSYSHELTGKLAATAGYFRLVAQKNSYAEALELIERDEADVVLQIPQGFEKNLQREGKQEIAVFANGINSMKSALGTAYLTVVLGNFNQNLRNISAQNSSSVLPKPAQIEVIYSHWFNPLAEYKYYIVPGILVLLLTMIGGFISALNIVREKEIGTMEQINVTPIRKWEFILGKLIPFWVVGMVVFTVGLTVSYVVYGIVPLGSLGLLYGFAAVYLVALLGFGLLISTYSDSQLQAMFLALFFVMIFMLMGGLFTSVDSMPTWAMIISKLTPITHFIKVVRMIVLKGSTFADVQAEFWYEVAFAVVLNTWAIRNYKKTT
- a CDS encoding ABC transporter permease — its product is MKQLLVFIRKEFYHVFRDRRTLLIMFGLPVVEILLFGFALTNEVKNVNTVIVDASDDVHTRQIISKIRGSAYFTVQRQTPALSAQDIQAALRQGQTKCVLVFGQHFGQDLQALGKAQVQIVADGSDPNTAKTIVNYLNAIIADYQSRLNAQAAKPAYMIVPQSRMLYNETATDALNFVPGVLAYVLMIVCTALTSVSVVREKELGTMEILLVSPFNPLLVLVAKAVPYLLLSLCNFTLILVLSVFVLGVPIQGSIVLLLVVSMLFIATCLSWGLVISNLTNSQQTALLISMFVMMLPTLIFTGFMFPLENMPLPLQVVSNLVPARWYYEAVKAVMIKGLGLAYVWKQMLILSVMTVVLLGLALKNFKIRLT
- a CDS encoding Rpn family recombination-promoting nuclease/putative transposase, with product MSKKLIRFDWAIKRLLRNKSNFVVLEGFLSELLFDNIKIEQILESESNQEIEDDKFNRVDILTQNSKNELIIIEIQNSYEIDYFHRMVYGVAKSISENLMLGQKYSEIKKVISVNIVYFDLGQGQDYIYKGKTDFKGLHQNDVLGLSEKQKKTFLKECVSDMFPEYYLLKVNQFDDVATDTLDEWIYFLKNSEVKDEFRAKGLKEAGEVLDIMRLPAQDRYGYSRYLDSLHLKASELFSLQTEAEFKIEERKTLEIAKNGILKGYSNEIIADLTKLTFEQIENLRTEL